The DNA sequence GGGGGTCTCGCCGCCGAGGAACTTGGGGGCCATGTTGCGGCCGTCGACCGGGTGCTTGGTCTCTCCGCCGCCGGAGTTGAAGATGATCGTCTCCCGGTAATCGTCGCCTTGCTTGCGGCCGATCTGGGCGAAGAAGGCGACGAAGCCGTAGTAGTCGTCCTGGGTCCAGCGATCGAACGGGTGGTTGTGACACTGGGCGCATTGGATGCGCATGCCCATGAACACTTGGGCTACGTTCTCCGCCATCAGGAGACGGTCATTGGTGCTCAGGAAGTAATTGGTGGCGGGATTCTGGAAGGTGCCACCGCTGGCCGAGAGCAGTTCGCGGGTCATGACGTCCATCGGGACGTCGTTGGAGAGCTGCTCGACGAGCCAGTTGTAATAGAGGTACATCCCCTTGTATTCGATCTGGTTCGCGACGGTCCGCACCTGGAGTAGCTCAGCCCATTTCTGGACCCAGATCTCGGAGAACTCCTTGCGCGTGAGCAGTTCGTCGATGACCCTGGATCGTTTGTTGGGGTCGGAATCGTCGAGGAAGGCCTGGTATTCCTCAGGGGTTGGAACGAGCCCCACGAGGTCGAGAGAAACGCGACGGAGGAACGTCTCGTCGGAGCAGATCTCCGAGGGGGCAACCCGGATCTTGCGGAGCTTATTGGCGACGAGGGTGTCGATGTAGTTCGCCTCGGGCTCCTCGGGATACTCGAATTCGAGACCCTTGGGGAGAATGAGGAACTGGGAGCCGACGGTAAAGGTTTCGAAGCGGGCCATGACGAACGCTTCGCCACGCTCTCCAGCGGTGACGAGGCCGGCACCATCGACGGCGGCCGAGTTGTCGTTGTTGGTGCTGAAGACGGCCAGCGAGGTCACGTCGCGGTCGGTGCCGTCGGAGTAGATGGCCCGGACGGTCATCTGCTGGGTCGAGCCCTTACCGTCGAGCACGGCTCGGCTGGGGTAAAGCTGGACGTCGGTGAGGGTGGGGAGCGCTTCGACCTGATCGTTCGGTGCGCCGTTGGCAATCCACTCGCGGATCGAGGCGTAGAGTTCGCTGTCGGTGGTAAACAGCTGGCCGCCGGAGTGGGGGACGAGCCCGGCCCCTTTTTCCAGAACGGTACTGGCATCGGGCACGGAAAGGTTGATGCGACGGCCGGGCAGCTCGCGGAGCAGGCGGTGATAGTCGCCCTCGGGATCGAAGCCGAAGAGTGAGAGGCGGAAGCCGTCCTTCCCCCGAGCGGCTCCGTGGCAACCGCCCGAATTGCAACCGGCCTTCATGAACACGGGCATCACGTCGAGCCGGTAGCTCAACGGGGGCATCTCCCCGGCCCGGGAGACGGTGACAGGGACCTCGACCTTTTGATCGCCGAAAGAGACGGTGAGGACAGTCGAGCCGTTGGAAACGGGGTAGTAAGTGTGCGATGCGTCAACCCGGACCAGGGAGGGATCGGCCAGTGCGAAGGAGGCTTCGGCGGTCACGTCGCGGGTGGTATCGTTCGAGAAGTTGGCCTGAACGACGATCGACTGACGATCGCGATCGGTCGAGAGGTTGATCTCGGGCGGGAAGACCTGAAGTGTGGTGATCGCCGGCTCCATCGCCTGGGCCACGCCGCTAAGGGCGAGCAGAGCGATTGAAGCGGCGGTCACGCAGGTCCGGATCAAGGGGGGCATGGCTGGCGTCTCCTGCCGTCGGCTGCGCGGGTCGGAATGCGATTCGGAATCCAAGACGATCAACGAGCGGAGGGAACGGGGTGTTTGGTCGAAGCGAATCGACCCGATCAATTCTCAGGCTCTCCGGCTCCTGAGGTCGATTCAGTGCGTTGCTGCTCTTCGAGGCGGAGTTGTTCAAGGCGGCTGAGGGGCTTCTTGGCCTCGGGCTTGGGGGGGACAGGGGCGGCGGCCTCGGCCTTCGGCTGTTCCTTGGGCAGGGGCTTATCGACCCGAAGCTCGGTGGAGCCGAGATTGTGGTGGATGGGTTCGCCGTTCTGGGTAATGACGACCTGGCAGAAGAGGTTCTTGTGGGTGCCTTCGGGGGTCTCGGGGGCGATCTTGATCGGGAAGATGATTTCCTCGGCATCCTTGGTGATCGTCGTCGGCTCGACGGTCGCGGCATTGGGCAGACCGACGAGCGTGACGGTCGCTTCCCCTTCGAACGGGGTGAGCTGGTTGATCTTCACCAGCAGGGGGGCTTCGCTGCCTTGCTCGGCTGCGGCCCGTTCGAACTCAAAGGTGAGGAACTTCTCGGCGATTGTCAGCGGAACGAGCTGAGAGCTGACCGTGACCGGGCCGCTCGGACCGGTCGAGGAGCCGTCGACAACGATCTTCCAGGTCGCCAGCCCGGCGTTGTCGGCGGCATTCAAGGGGATGAGGGCTTCATTCTGTCCTTCGGGAATCGACACGCCACCGGCCGAGCCGATGCCAGGAGGATTCCAGGGGAGGGAAACGGCAATCGGCGCGGTGAACCCTTCGACGCGGGTGGCCACCACCTTTAACTGCATGACGCCGTTGCGAACGAGGGGCACCTTCGGTTCGACAACCTCGATGGAGAAGGGGGCTTCCTCGGACACGCTCACGGCGAGGCGATCGACGGATCGGGTCCAGAAGGGGATGTTGTTGCGTCCCTGGACAAGCTCGACGGTGTGGGCCAGTGTCGAAGGAACCGAAAGGCTCGCATCAGTCGGGGCACCGGTCAGGGTGGCGAGGGTGCCGGCGACCGGGGCGTCGGCCGAGGCGGAGAGCAGGACGGGCATCTGGGCAATGCCGGCGGCCATGGTGTCGGCATCCAGCGCAATCCCCTCAGGGAGCCCCTCGGCTGAGAAGGCGAGATCGCCGCCGAAGTCGGCCCGGGAGGCATTGACGAGCATTGCGAGGCGATTTCCGCGAGGGACCGACGCGGTCACGACCCCAATCTGTGGATTCTCATTCTGCGGGCTGATGGTCAGCTTTGGTTCGACGGGGGTGACTTCAATGCGGTAAAAGTGGTCTGGGCTGCCTTTTTGAAGGTGGTCGCGAATGCTGATGAGGTACTCGCCATCCTCGGGGGCAGTAAAGCGGTAGTAGCTATCAGGGCCGCCGCTATCGTCGTTTGCGCCAACGTTGCCTCCGGCTTTCTTGGACACGACAAGGACCGAATCGAGCGGTGATCCGAGTGATCGGGCAAAGACGCGGATGTCCAGCACCTGGCCGTTCTTGGCCACAAAGCTGAACTGGTCGGTTTCGCCATCGTCTCGAATGACCCCGTTCAGGCCCATCGGCGGAGCGAAGGAAGTCGGCTCGCTGGTCGAACCGGAT is a window from the Tautonia rosea genome containing:
- a CDS encoding DUF1549 domain-containing protein — encoded protein: MPPLIRTCVTAASIALLALSGVAQAMEPAITTLQVFPPEINLSTDRDRQSIVVQANFSNDTTRDVTAEASFALADPSLVRVDASHTYYPVSNGSTVLTVSFGDQKVEVPVTVSRAGEMPPLSYRLDVMPVFMKAGCNSGGCHGAARGKDGFRLSLFGFDPEGDYHRLLRELPGRRINLSVPDASTVLEKGAGLVPHSGGQLFTTDSELYASIREWIANGAPNDQVEALPTLTDVQLYPSRAVLDGKGSTQQMTVRAIYSDGTDRDVTSLAVFSTNNDNSAAVDGAGLVTAGERGEAFVMARFETFTVGSQFLILPKGLEFEYPEEPEANYIDTLVANKLRKIRVAPSEICSDETFLRRVSLDLVGLVPTPEEYQAFLDDSDPNKRSRVIDELLTRKEFSEIWVQKWAELLQVRTVANQIEYKGMYLYYNWLVEQLSNDVPMDVMTRELLSASGGTFQNPATNYFLSTNDRLLMAENVAQVFMGMRIQCAQCHNHPFDRWTQDDYYGFVAFFAQIGRKQGDDYRETIIFNSGGGETKHPVDGRNMAPKFLGGETPDVSGKDRREVLAEWLASPENPFFATSFVNRVWAHFFGIGIVEEVDDFRVSNPASNPELLDELARRFTESGYDLKSLVRDICNSRTYQRDTIANESNAHDSVNFARANLRRIKAENLLDVISQVTDTQDKFRGLPLGARAVQIADGRSSNYFLTTFGRATRETVCSCEVKMEPTLSQSLHLLNGSTTNAKIRSSPVLKQLVESDLPPEDLISDLYVRCLSRKPTSEEQNQLLPLFGEGSNRQHALEDVFWALLNSREFIFNH
- a CDS encoding PPC domain-containing protein, which codes for MRTFCSISSAALVLLVASAASASSPVLSTILPAGVQRGTEVELTLAGDRLADAQELLWYQPGIETLSVEPAEDGKSVKAAIRIAEDARLGLYDLRIRSATGVSHLRTFSVGAYPEIAEAADANSNFDEPQPIPLNVTVIGVAENEDDDFYVIEAKKGDRITAEVEGIRLGKTLFDPYVAILNPQRFELVRSDDASLVRQDPLVQLIAPEDGKYIIQVRESAYQGNGNCHYRLHVGHFPRPRALVPAGGPIGETVEVQWIGDIEGDRTQAVTLPDHADPNFSLLAEDDRGVSPAPYAFRLSPFGNVIESGSTSEPTSFAPPMGLNGVIRDDGETDQFSFVAKNGQVLDIRVFARSLGSPLDSVLVVSKKAGGNVGANDDSGGPDSYYRFTAPEDGEYLISIRDHLQKGSPDHFYRIEVTPVEPKLTISPQNENPQIGVVTASVPRGNRLAMLVNASRADFGGDLAFSAEGLPEGIALDADTMAAGIAQMPVLLSASADAPVAGTLATLTGAPTDASLSVPSTLAHTVELVQGRNNIPFWTRSVDRLAVSVSEEAPFSIEVVEPKVPLVRNGVMQLKVVATRVEGFTAPIAVSLPWNPPGIGSAGGVSIPEGQNEALIPLNAADNAGLATWKIVVDGSSTGPSGPVTVSSQLVPLTIAEKFLTFEFERAAAEQGSEAPLLVKINQLTPFEGEATVTLVGLPNAATVEPTTITKDAEEIIFPIKIAPETPEGTHKNLFCQVVITQNGEPIHHNLGSTELRVDKPLPKEQPKAEAAAPVPPKPEAKKPLSRLEQLRLEEQQRTESTSGAGEPEN